One Micromonospora sp. WMMD1120 genomic region harbors:
- a CDS encoding thioredoxin domain-containing protein — MSTPLQVTARLRDPVTDADHIRGPADAAVTIVEYGDFQCQFCGAAYPNLHELLRQRADTVRLVYRYFPIANVHPYAERAAETAEAAGVRGRFWEMHDWLYEHQDQLDPVHLSLGVEQVGLPPDELNAEVENRTHADRVRRDFVGGIRSGVNGTPTLFVNGVRHDGGYDLPDLLAATDAAADA; from the coding sequence ATGAGCACGCCCCTGCAGGTCACCGCCCGGCTCCGCGACCCGGTGACCGACGCGGACCACATCCGCGGGCCGGCGGACGCGGCGGTGACGATCGTCGAGTACGGCGATTTCCAGTGCCAGTTCTGTGGCGCCGCGTACCCGAACCTGCACGAGTTGCTGCGGCAGCGCGCCGACACCGTCCGGCTGGTCTACCGCTACTTTCCCATCGCCAACGTGCACCCGTACGCCGAGCGCGCCGCCGAGACGGCCGAGGCCGCCGGGGTACGGGGACGGTTCTGGGAGATGCACGACTGGCTCTACGAGCACCAGGACCAACTCGACCCGGTGCACCTCTCCCTCGGCGTCGAACAGGTCGGGTTGCCGCCGGACGAGTTGAACGCCGAGGTGGAGAACCGTACGCACGCGGACCGGGTGCGCCGGGACTTCGTGGGCGGCATCCGCAGCGGGGTGAACGGCACCCCCACCCTGTTCGTCAACGGCGTCCGGCACGACGGCGGCTACGACCTGCCGGACCTGCTGGCGGCCACCGACGCCGCCGCCGACGCCTGA
- a CDS encoding redoxin domain-containing protein, with product MTDPNGLIQPGRAAPGFTLPATPDGRLTGPEQFRGRPVVLVFYPADWSPVCGDQMSLYQSAAPVFAQYQAVVLGISVDSIWSHRAFAESRGIEFPLLADFEPKGEVARRYGAYLPRGEAARALVVLDPAGTVSWSHLSPPDVNPGADGIFDALDRMAADRKVSA from the coding sequence ATGACTGATCCGAACGGGCTGATCCAACCGGGGCGTGCCGCACCCGGGTTCACGCTGCCGGCCACTCCGGACGGGCGCCTGACCGGGCCCGAGCAGTTCCGCGGCCGGCCGGTCGTGCTCGTCTTCTACCCCGCCGACTGGAGCCCCGTGTGTGGCGACCAGATGTCGCTCTACCAGTCGGCGGCACCCGTCTTCGCCCAGTACCAGGCGGTGGTGCTCGGCATCTCGGTGGACAGCATCTGGTCGCACCGGGCCTTCGCCGAGAGCCGGGGCATCGAGTTCCCCCTGCTGGCGGATTTCGAGCCCAAGGGCGAGGTGGCTCGCCGGTACGGCGCGTACCTTCCCCGGGGCGAGGCGGCCCGGGCGCTGGTGGTACTCGACCCGGCGGGGACGGTGAGCTGGAGCCACCTGTCGCCGCCCGACGTCAACCCCGGCGCGGACGGCATCTTCGACGCCCTGGACCGAATGGCAGCCGATCGGAAGGTGAGCGCCTGA
- a CDS encoding alpha/beta hydrolase: MPERFEVGLPDGVRLNVAATGPTDAPVTAVLLHGWTLDGRAWHRQVEALSAAPFGESVRVVTYDARGHGRSSCMTLPTATLAQLGDDLATVLDTVAPHGPVVLVGHSMGGMTIMEYAHRHPEHFAARTAGLVFVSTTAEGHTHTVYGLSPRIARLIRLAETTGAGVLARCGSWRPPRALLNALRPSIRWMLFGDRCDPADIRLVTSAVARASLRSIGGFRASIGTQHRLDTLAALARLPAAALVGDRDRLTPPPCAESIAAALPATELTICPGAGHMLMMERPDEVNAALTGVLRRVLAATPAAERVATCAVAGA, encoded by the coding sequence ATGCCGGAGCGGTTCGAGGTCGGCCTGCCGGACGGCGTCCGGCTCAACGTGGCGGCGACGGGTCCGACGGACGCGCCGGTCACCGCCGTCCTGCTGCACGGTTGGACGCTCGACGGGCGGGCCTGGCACCGGCAGGTCGAGGCGCTTTCCGCAGCGCCGTTCGGCGAGTCGGTGCGGGTGGTGACCTACGACGCGCGGGGGCACGGGCGGTCCAGCTGCATGACACTGCCCACCGCCACCCTGGCGCAGCTCGGCGACGACCTGGCGACGGTGCTCGACACGGTGGCGCCGCACGGTCCGGTGGTCCTGGTCGGGCACTCCATGGGCGGAATGACGATCATGGAGTACGCGCACCGCCACCCGGAGCACTTCGCCGCCCGTACGGCCGGGCTGGTCTTCGTCTCGACCACCGCCGAGGGGCACACGCACACCGTCTACGGGCTCTCGCCGCGGATCGCCCGGTTGATAAGGCTGGCCGAGACGACCGGCGCCGGGGTGCTGGCCCGGTGTGGCTCGTGGCGGCCACCCCGGGCGCTGCTGAACGCCCTGCGACCGAGCATCCGGTGGATGCTCTTCGGTGACCGCTGCGATCCGGCGGACATCCGCCTGGTGACCTCGGCCGTGGCGCGCGCGTCACTGCGTTCGATCGGTGGTTTCCGCGCCTCGATCGGCACCCAGCACCGGCTGGACACGCTCGCGGCGCTGGCGCGACTGCCGGCCGCCGCCCTGGTCGGCGACCGGGACCGGCTGACCCCGCCGCCGTGCGCCGAGTCGATCGCCGCGGCGCTGCCCGCCACCGAGCTGACCATCTGCCCGGGCGCCGGGCACATGCTGATGATGGAACGCCCGGACGAGGTCAACGCCGCGCTCACCGGCGTGCTGCGCCGGGTGCTCGCCGCGACGCCGGCCGCCGAGCGCGTCGCGACGTGCGCCGTGGCGGGGGCCTGA
- a CDS encoding LuxR C-terminal-related transcriptional regulator, producing the protein MPRQQNPVRAETAPGPPLLASRLTPAVPPEPVVARPRLLRRLDEGSTGAVTLVAAPAGWGKTTLLASWVRLSGGTPEAEPGTVVPDSGDLSVAAVDEPVPAWVSVEAGDDGDRLWAYLAAALRSATGSAEDGLVPDRPPRPDQLEALAATLAVADRPVLLILDDLHRVADPAPLAGLEFLLRHADQRLRLVVGARAGVHLPLHRLRLAGELTEIGRDELAFTDDEVADLLTAHAAALPATAVRRLRGRTGGWPAALRIAALGVRGQPDPERWVGQFGGDQPEVAGYLREEVLVAVDPSALDLLRRTAVVDSVCAALAEALTGRVDAGQALADLAGTGGLLRREDTRPPWYRCEALLADLLRADLERLPPDEVRELHVRAADWYAGNGRPADGLRHALTAGRWDLAGDLLVAHWPELTRYDAASVPVPAPTPPPDLVLRADPEVVLACAAERAYAGDLPAATGHLHAAAGWATNLPVPRRDRFLRLVTALELTLARLAGDHAAARSTAARLLRTRPPDVPPTSAARSAPTAGGGGAADDLDLRAFTGTALGLVELADGGLPTGRFVRAHAAAREAGRPRTEMVAASRAAVLLAVRGELSTAERTARDALAMPAGRGWSCRLDCAYAYLALAVVALLRDQPEEATANLSLALPASVADGWGGVPEDGDARTALDGEPVAAAVAALCRAWLHRDAGDPAAGQRLLVRARDALADRPSAGELTAALRAAEAELRAERGDLDAARDLVSVEGADPALAVALAKVELLAGDAAAAERALPDWQPETATSWPLPVRLNAGLLDAVLAERAGDGRRAGRLLEQVLDLAGPPGCRRAFTRAEPPVRDLLAAHLDAGTAHFALVREMVQDAGENVTGSAAGPRGGLDEPLTERELTILRYLQSILSNVEIASELSLSVNTVKTHVRNIYRKLDATRRREAVRRARELRLI; encoded by the coding sequence GTGCCGCGACAGCAGAATCCCGTACGGGCCGAGACGGCGCCCGGACCGCCGCTGCTGGCGTCTCGACTGACCCCGGCCGTGCCGCCGGAGCCGGTGGTGGCCCGGCCCCGGCTGCTGCGCCGGCTGGACGAGGGCAGCACCGGAGCGGTCACGCTTGTCGCCGCCCCGGCGGGCTGGGGCAAGACGACGTTGCTCGCCTCGTGGGTACGGCTGTCCGGCGGCACGCCGGAGGCCGAGCCGGGGACCGTCGTGCCCGACTCGGGTGACCTGTCGGTGGCGGCGGTGGACGAGCCGGTCCCGGCGTGGGTGTCGGTGGAGGCCGGGGACGACGGGGACCGTCTGTGGGCGTACCTCGCGGCGGCGCTGCGCTCGGCGACCGGGTCGGCCGAGGACGGCCTGGTGCCCGACCGCCCACCGCGCCCCGACCAGTTGGAGGCGTTGGCGGCGACGCTGGCCGTCGCGGACCGTCCGGTGCTGCTGATCCTGGACGACCTGCACCGGGTCGCCGACCCGGCGCCGTTGGCCGGCCTGGAGTTCCTGCTGCGCCACGCCGACCAGCGGCTGCGCCTGGTGGTCGGGGCGCGGGCCGGCGTGCACCTGCCGCTGCACCGGCTCCGCCTCGCGGGCGAGCTGACCGAGATCGGGCGGGACGAGCTGGCGTTCACCGACGACGAGGTCGCCGACCTGCTCACCGCGCACGCCGCCGCGCTACCGGCGACCGCCGTGCGCCGGCTGCGTGGGCGCACCGGCGGCTGGCCGGCCGCGCTGCGCATCGCCGCCCTCGGTGTACGCGGACAGCCCGACCCGGAGCGGTGGGTGGGGCAGTTCGGCGGCGACCAACCGGAGGTCGCGGGTTACCTGCGCGAGGAGGTGCTCGTCGCTGTCGACCCGTCCGCGCTGGACCTGTTGCGTCGTACCGCTGTGGTGGACAGTGTCTGCGCCGCCCTGGCCGAGGCGCTGACCGGTCGCGTCGACGCCGGCCAGGCGCTGGCCGACCTGGCCGGGACCGGTGGCCTGCTGCGCCGGGAGGACACCCGGCCGCCGTGGTACCGCTGCGAGGCGCTGCTCGCCGACCTGCTCCGCGCGGACCTGGAGCGGCTGCCTCCCGACGAGGTCCGTGAGCTGCACGTCCGCGCCGCCGACTGGTACGCCGGCAACGGCCGCCCCGCCGACGGCCTGCGGCACGCGCTGACCGCCGGCCGGTGGGACCTGGCCGGCGACCTGCTGGTCGCACACTGGCCGGAGCTGACCCGGTACGACGCCGCGTCGGTGCCCGTCCCGGCGCCGACGCCCCCGCCGGACCTCGTGCTCCGCGCCGACCCGGAGGTGGTGTTGGCCTGCGCCGCCGAGCGGGCGTACGCCGGGGACCTGCCGGCTGCGACCGGCCACCTGCACGCCGCCGCCGGGTGGGCCACCAACCTGCCGGTGCCGCGTCGCGACCGGTTCCTCCGGTTGGTCACCGCGCTGGAGCTGACGCTGGCCCGGCTCGCGGGCGACCACGCCGCGGCCCGCTCCACCGCCGCGCGGCTGCTGCGCACCCGGCCGCCCGACGTCCCGCCGACCTCCGCGGCACGCTCCGCTCCCACGGCGGGTGGCGGCGGCGCGGCGGACGACCTGGACCTGCGCGCCTTCACCGGCACCGCGCTGGGGCTTGTCGAGCTGGCCGACGGCGGGTTGCCGACCGGCCGGTTCGTCCGGGCCCACGCGGCGGCCCGGGAGGCCGGTCGTCCGCGTACCGAAATGGTCGCGGCCAGCCGCGCCGCGGTGCTGCTCGCGGTCCGCGGTGAGCTGTCCACGGCCGAGCGGACGGCCCGCGACGCGCTGGCCATGCCGGCCGGTCGGGGCTGGTCCTGTCGGCTCGACTGCGCGTACGCGTACCTGGCCCTGGCCGTGGTGGCGCTGCTGCGGGACCAGCCCGAGGAGGCCACGGCGAACCTCTCCCTCGCCCTCCCGGCGTCCGTCGCCGACGGCTGGGGTGGCGTCCCGGAGGACGGCGACGCCCGGACCGCCCTGGACGGGGAACCGGTGGCGGCGGCGGTGGCCGCGCTCTGCCGGGCGTGGCTGCACCGGGACGCCGGCGACCCGGCGGCGGGTCAGCGGCTGCTCGTCCGGGCCCGGGACGCGCTCGCCGACCGGCCGTCCGCCGGCGAACTGACCGCTGCGCTGCGGGCCGCCGAGGCCGAGCTGCGCGCCGAGCGGGGCGACCTGGACGCCGCCCGTGACCTGGTGAGCGTCGAGGGCGCCGATCCAGCGCTCGCGGTGGCGCTGGCGAAGGTGGAACTGCTGGCCGGCGACGCCGCCGCCGCCGAGCGGGCCCTGCCGGACTGGCAGCCGGAGACGGCCACGTCCTGGCCCCTGCCGGTACGCCTGAACGCGGGTCTGCTGGACGCGGTGCTGGCCGAGCGCGCCGGCGACGGGCGGCGGGCGGGACGGCTGCTGGAACAGGTGCTCGACCTGGCCGGTCCGCCGGGCTGCCGGCGGGCCTTCACCCGCGCCGAGCCGCCGGTCCGGGACCTGTTGGCGGCCCACCTGGACGCGGGCACCGCGCACTTCGCGCTGGTGCGCGAGATGGTGCAGGATGCCGGCGAGAACGTCACCGGGTCGGCCGCCGGGCCCCGGGGCGGTCTCGACGAACCGCTCACCGAGCGGGAGTTGACCATCCTGCGCTACCTGCAGAGCATCCTGTCCAACGTGGAGATCGCCAGCGAGTTGTCCCTCTCGGTCAACACCGTCAAGACCCACGTCCGCAACATCTACCGCAAGCTCGACGCGACCCGCCGGCGCGAGGCGGTCCGGCGGGCGCGCGAGTTGCGGCTGATCTGA
- a CDS encoding cation diffusion facilitator family transporter, producing MGAGHDHHHGSVANAAHRHRGRLWGAFGLLATLMVIEAVVALRTGSLALLSDAGHMFTDVLGIGMALAAITATRRATGDPQRTFGLYRLEVLAALANAVLLSGVAVYVVIEAIRRFGDPHEITAGPVLAVAVLGLLANIVAFTLLRAGARESINLQGAYLEVLGDLLGSLGVIGAASLIAVTDWWWADPLVAVAIGAFILPRTWRLARAAIRILVQAAPEHLQVTAVHDRLAAVPGVVEVHDLHVWTLTSGMEVASAHLTTAPGAEVAAVLTAARTALHEDFRIEHATLQIEPGAATGACGSIEW from the coding sequence GTGGGCGCAGGTCACGACCACCATCACGGGTCCGTCGCCAATGCCGCACACCGGCACCGGGGACGACTCTGGGGCGCGTTCGGGCTGCTCGCCACCCTGATGGTGATCGAGGCGGTGGTCGCCCTGCGCACCGGCTCGCTCGCCCTGCTCTCCGACGCCGGGCACATGTTCACCGACGTGCTCGGCATCGGGATGGCGCTCGCCGCCATCACCGCGACCCGGCGGGCCACCGGCGACCCCCAGCGCACGTTCGGGCTCTACCGCCTCGAGGTGCTCGCCGCGCTCGCCAACGCCGTGCTGCTCTCCGGCGTCGCCGTGTACGTGGTGATCGAGGCGATCCGTCGCTTCGGCGACCCGCACGAGATCACCGCCGGGCCGGTGCTCGCGGTGGCCGTGCTCGGCCTGCTCGCCAACATCGTCGCCTTCACCCTGCTGCGTGCCGGCGCCCGGGAGAGCATCAACCTCCAGGGCGCCTACCTGGAGGTGCTCGGCGACCTGCTCGGCTCGCTCGGCGTCATCGGCGCGGCGTCGCTCATCGCCGTCACCGACTGGTGGTGGGCCGACCCGCTGGTCGCGGTCGCCATCGGCGCGTTCATCCTGCCCCGCACCTGGCGGTTGGCGCGCGCCGCCATCCGCATCCTCGTGCAGGCCGCCCCGGAACACCTCCAGGTCACCGCCGTGCACGACCGGCTGGCCGCCGTGCCCGGCGTGGTCGAGGTGCACGACCTGCACGTCTGGACGCTCACCTCCGGCATGGAGGTGGCCTCCGCGCACCTGACCACGGCACCCGGCGCGGAGGTCGCCGCGGTGCTCACCGCGGCGCGTACGGCCCTGCACGAAGACTTCCGCATCGAGCACGCGACGCTACAGATCGAGCCCGGCGCGGCCACCGGCGCCTGCGGCTCGATCGAGTGGTGA
- a CDS encoding BON domain-containing protein, protein MAIAEINRTDQDIQSAVLDELTWEPRVQPHEIGVTVVEGVVTLTGRVDSYAKKWAAERATHRVASVRAVANDVAVRLTSVTERADTDLAAAASHTLEWDAFVPIEKLQVTVAAGWVTLHGDVEWEYQRRAAENAVSRLTGVRGVSNGITVRPATAPDGRNLADRIVDALARAGATEAERISVRVHGDTAILAGLVHSMPERAEVEQIAWSAPGIREVQNHIAVAPVLR, encoded by the coding sequence ATGGCCATCGCGGAGATCAACCGCACCGACCAGGATATCCAGTCCGCCGTCCTCGACGAGCTGACCTGGGAGCCGCGGGTGCAGCCGCACGAGATCGGCGTGACGGTCGTCGAGGGCGTCGTCACCCTGACCGGTCGCGTGGACAGCTACGCCAAGAAGTGGGCCGCGGAACGGGCCACCCATCGGGTCGCCTCGGTCCGGGCGGTCGCCAACGACGTGGCGGTGCGGCTGACCAGCGTGACGGAACGCGCCGACACCGACCTGGCCGCCGCCGCCAGCCACACGCTGGAGTGGGACGCCTTCGTGCCCATCGAGAAGCTCCAGGTCACCGTCGCCGCCGGGTGGGTGACGCTGCACGGCGACGTCGAATGGGAGTACCAGCGGCGGGCGGCCGAGAACGCGGTCTCCCGGCTGACCGGGGTGCGCGGCGTGAGCAACGGCATCACCGTCCGGCCGGCCACCGCTCCGGACGGGCGGAACCTGGCCGACCGGATCGTCGACGCCCTCGCCCGCGCCGGCGCGACCGAGGCCGAGCGGATCAGCGTCCGGGTGCACGGCGACACCGCCATCCTCGCCGGACTGGTGCACTCCATGCCCGAACGGGCCGAGGTGGAGCAGATCGCCTGGTCCGCGCCGGGTATCCGGGAGGTGCAGAACCACATCGCGGTCGCCCCGGTGCTGCGCTGA
- a CDS encoding AAA family ATPase, producing MTDQTGLEQEIAVEQRHLDRVYARLAELRRSAVRAERDGYRMARVGTFGALVERDAMVFHAAQRRHTLDAEHEGLVFGRLDLRDRQVLHVGRLGIRDEDATTLVVDWRAPAAAAFYQATPAQPLGVVRRRTIQTRAERVTRIEDDLLDPTGAPEGMTVVGDGALLASLSKATGRGMRDIVATIQREQDEAIRSPGSGVTIVAGGPGTGKTAVALHRAAYLLYSDRSRYAGGGILVVGPSSVFVEYIGSVLPSLGEDTATLHSLGSLFPGMTATRTDPPEVAAVKGSLRMRRVLERAARDAVPGGPGELRLLYRGTLLRLDRTTLDRIRERALPRGARRNEVRRAGFDGVFAALWAQAREVGVPRLPEQPAFEAEIAERPEFREFLKAWWPRLHPRHVLGWLARPDRLRRYAGGVLSGAEIRLLTAAYRELDSAGLTVADVALLDELDALLGKPVRPARARRDPFQLAGGVRELSTLGERQRAARAAARERPEDYRDYAHVVVDEAQDVSPMQWRMIGRRGRLASWTIVGDPAQTAWTGDPEELDRARDQALGRRKRHEFTLTTNYRNSAEIFAVAAAEIRRLYPDLPLPSAVRSTGVAPVALVVPPAGLETATVEATTGLLTEVEGTVGVITPVPRREEVAGWLGALGVPRLQVVTSLEAKGMEYDGVVLVAPSEIRADQGAGVRTLYVALSRATQRLTTIDPTG from the coding sequence TTGACCGACCAGACCGGCCTGGAGCAGGAGATCGCCGTCGAGCAACGACACCTCGACCGGGTGTACGCCCGCCTGGCCGAGCTGCGGCGCTCGGCGGTGCGGGCCGAGCGGGACGGCTACCGGATGGCCCGGGTCGGCACGTTCGGCGCGCTCGTCGAGCGCGACGCGATGGTCTTCCACGCGGCGCAGCGCCGGCACACGCTCGACGCCGAGCACGAGGGGCTGGTCTTCGGCCGGCTGGACCTGCGGGACCGTCAGGTGCTGCACGTCGGACGACTCGGCATCCGGGACGAGGACGCCACCACGCTCGTCGTCGACTGGCGCGCGCCGGCCGCCGCCGCCTTCTACCAGGCCACCCCGGCGCAGCCACTCGGGGTGGTACGCCGGCGCACCATCCAGACCCGGGCCGAGCGGGTCACCCGGATCGAGGACGACCTGCTGGACCCGACCGGGGCGCCGGAGGGCATGACCGTCGTCGGGGACGGCGCGTTGCTGGCCTCGCTGTCCAAGGCCACCGGCCGGGGAATGCGCGACATCGTCGCCACCATCCAGCGGGAGCAGGACGAGGCGATCCGCTCGCCCGGCTCGGGCGTGACGATCGTCGCGGGCGGCCCCGGCACCGGCAAGACCGCCGTCGCCCTGCACCGGGCCGCGTACCTGCTCTATTCCGACCGCAGCCGCTACGCCGGCGGCGGCATCCTCGTGGTCGGCCCGTCGTCGGTGTTCGTCGAGTACATCGGCTCGGTGCTGCCGTCGCTCGGCGAGGACACCGCGACACTGCACTCGCTGGGCTCCCTCTTCCCGGGGATGACCGCCACCCGCACCGATCCGCCCGAGGTGGCGGCGGTGAAGGGTTCCCTGCGGATGCGCCGGGTGCTGGAGCGGGCGGCCCGCGACGCGGTGCCGGGCGGCCCGGGTGAGCTGCGGCTGCTCTACCGGGGCACGCTGCTGCGGCTGGACCGGACCACCCTGGACCGGATCCGGGAGCGGGCGCTGCCCCGGGGTGCCCGGCGCAACGAGGTGCGGCGAGCCGGCTTCGACGGGGTGTTCGCCGCGCTCTGGGCGCAGGCCCGCGAGGTGGGCGTTCCTCGCCTGCCGGAGCAGCCGGCCTTCGAGGCGGAGATCGCCGAGCGGCCGGAGTTCCGGGAGTTCCTCAAGGCGTGGTGGCCCCGCCTGCACCCCCGGCACGTGCTCGGTTGGCTGGCGCGACCGGACCGACTGCGCCGGTACGCCGGCGGCGTCCTCTCCGGCGCGGAGATCCGGTTGCTCACCGCCGCGTACCGGGAGCTGGATTCGGCCGGGCTGACCGTCGCCGACGTGGCGCTGCTGGACGAGTTGGACGCGCTGCTCGGCAAGCCGGTGCGGCCGGCCCGGGCGCGACGCGACCCGTTCCAGCTCGCCGGCGGGGTACGCGAGCTGAGCACCCTCGGCGAACGGCAGCGGGCCGCCCGTGCGGCGGCCCGGGAGCGCCCGGAGGACTACCGGGACTACGCGCACGTGGTGGTGGACGAGGCGCAGGACGTCTCGCCGATGCAGTGGCGGATGATCGGTCGACGGGGCCGGCTGGCCTCCTGGACCATCGTCGGCGACCCCGCGCAGACCGCGTGGACCGGCGACCCGGAGGAGCTGGACCGGGCCCGCGACCAGGCGTTGGGCCGGCGCAAGCGACACGAGTTCACGCTCACCACCAACTACCGCAACTCGGCGGAGATCTTCGCGGTGGCGGCGGCGGAGATCCGCCGGCTCTACCCCGACCTACCGCTGCCGAGCGCGGTACGGTCCACCGGGGTCGCGCCGGTCGCGCTGGTGGTGCCGCCGGCCGGGTTGGAGACCGCGACGGTGGAGGCGACCACCGGCCTGCTGACCGAGGTGGAGGGCACGGTCGGGGTGATCACGCCGGTGCCGCGCCGGGAGGAGGTCGCCGGTTGGCTCGGCGCGCTCGGCGTGCCGCGGTTGCAGGTGGTCACCAGCCTGGAGGCCAAGGGCATGGAGTACGACGGGGTGGTGCTTGTCGCGCCGAGCGAGATCCGGGCGGATCAGGGCGCCGGGGTGCGCACCCTGTACGTGGCGCTCTCCCGGGCCACCCAGCGGCTCACCACCATCGACCCGACCGGCTGA
- a CDS encoding alcohol dehydrogenase catalytic domain-containing protein, which produces MRALCWVGADELAVREVPDPELRNERDVIVRVRRSATCGGDLPLLAGRHPLLRPGDVLGAEFLGEVVEVGPGVRRHRPGDRVVVGTSVACGGCWYCRHGLHSCCDNGSADPASVDPDWTHGDAGCFGRPRAAGGFAGGHAEYVRVPYADVGAFAVPDAVDDDRAVFAADAAPTGWLAAEAGGVRPGDVVAVWGAGAVGQLSASAAVLSGAERVLVVDRHADRLRMAERYCGAEPLDYRRTDVAAELRERSGGRGPDVCVVAVGSPPADRLLRRRADRPDALREAVYACRKGGVVVVLDGTDGFVDAFPLGTVTERRLTLRGVRRAEVRDVPMLLDRMARDELRTEHLATHRLPLRQGPHGYALFRDRADGCVRAVFTP; this is translated from the coding sequence GTGAGGGCGCTGTGCTGGGTGGGCGCCGACGAGCTGGCGGTACGCGAGGTGCCCGACCCGGAGCTGCGCAACGAGCGGGACGTCATCGTCCGGGTACGCCGCAGCGCCACCTGCGGCGGTGACCTGCCACTGCTGGCCGGCCGGCATCCGTTGCTGCGCCCCGGCGACGTGCTCGGCGCGGAGTTCCTCGGCGAGGTGGTCGAGGTCGGCCCCGGTGTGCGCCGGCACCGTCCCGGCGACCGGGTGGTCGTCGGCACGAGCGTCGCCTGCGGCGGCTGCTGGTACTGCCGTCACGGCCTGCACTCCTGCTGCGACAACGGCAGCGCCGACCCGGCGAGCGTCGATCCCGACTGGACGCACGGGGACGCGGGCTGCTTCGGCCGACCCCGGGCGGCGGGCGGGTTCGCGGGCGGCCACGCCGAGTACGTGCGGGTGCCGTACGCCGACGTCGGCGCGTTCGCGGTGCCGGACGCGGTGGACGACGACCGGGCGGTGTTCGCCGCCGACGCGGCGCCGACCGGGTGGCTGGCCGCCGAGGCGGGTGGGGTACGCCCCGGCGACGTGGTGGCCGTCTGGGGCGCCGGGGCGGTGGGCCAGTTGAGCGCCAGCGCCGCGGTGCTGTCGGGCGCCGAGCGGGTGCTCGTCGTGGACCGGCACGCGGACCGGTTGCGGATGGCCGAGCGGTACTGCGGGGCGGAGCCGCTGGACTACCGGCGTACCGACGTCGCGGCGGAGCTCCGCGAGCGCAGCGGCGGACGCGGGCCGGACGTCTGCGTGGTGGCGGTGGGCTCGCCGCCGGCGGACCGCCTTCTCCGTCGGCGGGCGGACCGGCCGGACGCGCTCCGCGAGGCCGTGTACGCCTGCCGTAAGGGCGGTGTGGTGGTGGTGCTCGACGGGACGGACGGGTTCGTCGACGCGTTTCCCCTGGGCACGGTGACCGAGCGGCGGCTCACGCTGCGCGGTGTGCGTCGCGCGGAGGTGCGCGACGTGCCGATGCTGCTGGACCGGATGGCTCGCGACGAGCTGCGCACCGAACACCTCGCCACCCACCGGCTGCCCCTGCGCCAGGGTCCGCACGGGTACGCGCTGTTCCGGGACCGGGCCGACGGCTGCGTACGAGCGGTGTTCACGCCGTGA
- a CDS encoding STAS domain-containing protein, which produces MSLSIVKSVLSGGVVEIAPRGEIDVDTAYEVREAIAEVLAKSRPLRIELNMRLVTFIDSVGISAMVAGFQTAEVSDVKLVVTQPSRFVHRQLWVTGLLGLFGAPEPYFAGVATPEVLPGA; this is translated from the coding sequence GTGAGCCTGTCGATCGTGAAGTCTGTTCTGTCCGGTGGAGTCGTGGAGATCGCGCCGCGAGGCGAGATCGACGTCGACACGGCGTACGAGGTGCGCGAGGCGATCGCGGAGGTGCTGGCCAAGAGCCGACCGCTGCGCATCGAGCTCAACATGAGGCTGGTCACCTTCATCGACTCCGTGGGCATCAGCGCCATGGTCGCCGGCTTCCAGACCGCCGAGGTCAGCGACGTCAAGCTGGTGGTCACCCAGCCGAGCCGGTTCGTGCACCGGCAGCTCTGGGTGACCGGCCTGCTCGGTCTCTTCGGCGCCCCGGAGCCCTACTTCGCCGGCGTCGCCACCCCCGAGGTGCTGCCCGGCGCCTGA
- a CDS encoding SRPBCC family protein: protein MPSSDTFSYTVQARCSLAEAAALLSDLTRHGELHPLIVQVRQVPARPGAQASYTINDRLAAGPLRFRTTYHADVLVVEDDEIVMVARQWPATTVRNHTRLRSEPDGLVRIDVEITLTAPSPLFRYAFRQAQAAHLALAARLAAALNP from the coding sequence GTGCCCAGCAGCGATACCTTCAGCTACACCGTCCAGGCGCGGTGCTCGCTCGCCGAGGCGGCGGCGTTGCTCAGCGACCTGACCCGGCACGGCGAGCTGCATCCGCTGATCGTCCAGGTCCGTCAGGTGCCGGCCCGGCCGGGCGCGCAGGCCAGTTACACGATCAACGACCGGTTGGCGGCGGGTCCGCTGCGCTTCCGGACCACGTACCACGCGGACGTGCTGGTCGTCGAGGACGACGAGATCGTGATGGTGGCCAGGCAGTGGCCGGCGACCACGGTGCGCAACCACACCCGGCTGCGGTCCGAGCCGGACGGGCTGGTCCGCATCGACGTGGAGATCACCCTGACCGCGCCGAGCCCGCTGTTCCGGTACGCGTTCCGCCAGGCCCAAGCCGCCCACCTGGCCCTGGCCGCCCGCCTGGCCGCAGCCCTGAACCCCTGA